From one Microbulbifer sp. A4B17 genomic stretch:
- a CDS encoding MBL fold metallo-hydrolase, with product MHNKPISFILNTHAHSDHTGGNEYFEKQGGKLVQNTFNLDSFIHIKVKSHSAIDNIYYHKESN from the coding sequence ATTCACAACAAGCCAATCTCTTTCATTTTAAACACACACGCACATTCTGACCACACCGGTGGAAACGAGTACTTTGAAAAGCAAGGTGGAAAACTTGTTCAGAATACCTTTAACTTGGATAGCTTCATTCACATTAAAGTCAAGTCTCATTCAGCAATCGACAATATCTATTACCATAAGGAAAGTAATTGA
- a CDS encoding VOC family protein, translated as MNTNAVCWFEIYVNNMVRAKSFYEAVLKEELTRLDNPDEVKDFPQPEMWAFPMKQEPGASGAICKMDGVEAGGNSTLVYFDSEDCSVELARVEPAGGKVVVPKMSIGEYGFIAIAQDTEGNNIGFHSMK; from the coding sequence ATGAATACAAATGCAGTTTGTTGGTTTGAAATTTATGTAAATAATATGGTGCGCGCAAAGTCCTTTTATGAAGCTGTTCTCAAGGAGGAGTTAACTCGACTAGACAATCCTGACGAAGTAAAAGATTTTCCTCAGCCCGAGATGTGGGCATTTCCAATGAAACAAGAGCCGGGTGCAAGCGGAGCAATTTGTAAAATGGATGGTGTTGAAGCTGGAGGTAATAGCACTCTGGTGTATTTTGATAGCGAAGATTGTTCTGTTGAACTGGCCAGAGTCGAGCCAGCAGGTGGGAAGGTAGTAGTGCCTAAAATGTCTATTGGAGAGTATGGTTTTATCGCAATAGCGCAAGATACCGAAGGAAATAATATCGGTTTTCATTCAATGAAATAG
- a CDS encoding class I SAM-dependent methyltransferase, translating into MNILEFGCGTGATAIYHAPHVQHIEAVDISENMLEIGRTKAREACIDNIIFTRATLTELNAESTIFDEVLWWAEGGGYIGHTSQIEPSSAPT; encoded by the coding sequence ATGAATATTTTGGAGTTTGGTTGTGGAACAGGGGCTACGGCGATTTACCACGCTCCGCATGTGCAACATATTGAAGCGGTAGATATATCCGAAAACATGCTCGAGATTGGTCGAACTAAGGCCAGGGAAGCCTGCATCGATAATATTATATTTACCAGAGCTACGTTAACCGAACTCAATGCTGAGTCTACAATTTTTGATGAAGTATTGTGGTGGGCTGAAGGCGGCGGGTATATTGGCCATACTAGTCAAATAGAGCCTAGCTCCGCGCCAACGTAA